In Halarcobacter bivalviorum, a genomic segment contains:
- a CDS encoding FIST N-terminal domain-containing protein, with protein sequence MQTFNFIIKNNRLDDIIDFNKFKSHKNLLIQVFCGQSKDSLQKILDEIKKNLPSSFIIASSTDGEIYEASVNTLSTIISISSFENTTFKALYVNENSSFKNGIKIAKTLIEEDSKLLICFTDGEKTNGEEFLKGIEETNNKIPVCGGMAADNASFTQTFIALDNNIYTKGAVAIVLNSKILDVKTAFNFNWSAIGISHKIDEVKGNRVYKISGLKSLDFYEKYLGEYVAKSLPATGIEFPLIVKRNGLSLARAVIKKHKDGSLSFAGNLHKNDRVKLGFGNIELIMNNPLKSLFKSSNINNTQSFFIYSCMARRRYMPNIIDLEIEPFSKIAPTSGFFTYGEFYYDKNKQSNQFLNQTLTVVALSEKEEAFINKELPNKEENQISEHARSLQALTHLIQQSANDYNKQSKELEEKTLYSQQLLNLQKQFLKHSVHETNTPLSVIMGNIDMYKMEFGKNRYISNIEIAMKTLFNIYDDLSYLIRKDHINRVKHNINIVDFLRSRIDFFSLIAKKAKLDFNFETSKKQIFIYFDETKLQRIVDNNLTNAIKYTFANNIIDVSIKIKEADVILKISSPSKQILDKKKIFEEYYQEQTSQNGFGLGLNLVKRICEEESVKIELESNENLASFIYTFKDITNENTPT encoded by the coding sequence ATGCAAACATTTAATTTTATAATTAAAAATAATCGCTTAGATGATATTATTGATTTTAATAAATTTAAATCCCATAAAAACTTACTTATCCAAGTTTTTTGTGGGCAATCCAAAGATAGCTTACAAAAAATATTAGATGAAATAAAAAAGAATCTTCCCTCTTCTTTTATAATTGCCTCTTCTACTGATGGAGAAATTTATGAAGCAAGTGTTAATACCCTAAGTACCATTATAAGTATCTCTTCTTTTGAAAACACAACTTTTAAAGCCCTTTATGTAAATGAAAATTCCTCTTTTAAAAATGGCATAAAAATAGCGAAAACTTTAATTGAAGAGGATTCAAAACTTCTTATCTGTTTTACAGATGGAGAAAAAACAAATGGAGAGGAGTTCTTAAAAGGGATTGAAGAGACAAATAATAAGATCCCTGTTTGTGGAGGTATGGCAGCAGATAATGCAAGTTTTACTCAAACTTTTATAGCTTTAGATAATAATATCTATACAAAAGGGGCTGTTGCTATTGTTCTTAATTCTAAAATATTAGATGTAAAGACTGCTTTTAACTTCAACTGGTCTGCAATTGGAATATCACATAAAATAGATGAAGTGAAAGGAAATCGTGTTTATAAAATTTCAGGACTAAAATCTTTAGATTTTTATGAAAAATATTTAGGAGAGTATGTTGCTAAATCTTTACCAGCAACAGGAATTGAGTTTCCTTTAATAGTAAAAAGAAATGGCTTATCCCTAGCAAGAGCTGTAATAAAAAAACATAAAGATGGAAGCCTAAGTTTTGCTGGGAATTTACATAAAAATGATAGAGTAAAATTAGGTTTTGGGAATATTGAATTGATAATGAATAACCCTTTAAAATCTCTTTTTAAATCTTCAAATATAAATAATACTCAAAGCTTTTTTATCTACTCTTGTATGGCAAGAAGAAGGTATATGCCAAATATTATTGATTTAGAGATTGAGCCCTTTTCTAAAATTGCTCCTACTTCTGGATTTTTTACTTATGGAGAATTTTATTATGATAAAAATAAGCAGAGTAATCAGTTTTTAAATCAAACCCTAACTGTAGTTGCTTTAAGTGAAAAAGAAGAGGCTTTTATAAATAAAGAACTTCCTAATAAAGAAGAAAATCAAATTAGTGAACATGCAAGAAGTCTACAAGCTTTAACTCATTTAATACAACAATCTGCAAATGATTATAATAAACAATCAAAAGAACTTGAAGAAAAAACCCTTTATTCTCAACAACTTTTAAACTTACAAAAACAGTTTTTAAAACACTCTGTACATGAAACAAATACACCCTTATCTGTAATAATGGGAAATATAGATATGTATAAAATGGAGTTTGGTAAAAACAGATATATCTCAAATATTGAAATAGCAATGAAAACACTTTTTAATATCTATGATGATTTAAGCTACCTAATTAGAAAAGACCATATAAATAGAGTCAAACATAATATAAATATTGTAGATTTTCTAAGAAGTCGCATTGATTTTTTCTCTCTTATTGCAAAAAAAGCAAAACTAGATTTTAATTTTGAGACTTCAAAAAAGCAGATATTTATCTACTTTGATGAAACAAAACTACAAAGAATTGTAGATAATAATCTCACAAATGCAATTAAATATACTTTTGCAAACAATATAATTGATGTTTCAATAAAAATAAAAGAAGCAGATGTTATCTTAAAAATCTCAAGCCCTTCAAAACAGATATTAGATAAAAAAAAGATATTTGAAGAGTATTATCAAGAACAAACTAGTCAAAATGGTTTTGGTTTAGGACTAAATTTAGTAAAAAGAATATGTGAAGAAGAGAGTGTAAAAATAGAACTAGAATCAAATGAAAACTTAGCTTCATTTATCTATACATTTAAGGATATAACTAATGAAAATACTCCTACTTGA
- a CDS encoding ExbD/TolR family protein → MKRREYLGIDLTPVIDVVFILLIFFIVTSVFKKDELALMLDLPEANAKAVEIDEEQVFIELNKNKLAIKGIEVSFESLEDNLKEIKNKKKPIIVRIDKKVEYERVVKVLDLLQKYNLNNLALVTNEAKSKED, encoded by the coding sequence ATGAAAAGAAGAGAATATTTAGGAATAGATTTAACACCAGTTATTGATGTTGTTTTTATTCTTTTAATCTTTTTTATTGTTACTTCTGTTTTCAAAAAAGATGAACTTGCACTTATGCTTGATTTACCAGAAGCTAATGCAAAAGCAGTAGAGATAGATGAAGAACAAGTTTTTATAGAACTAAATAAAAACAAATTAGCAATAAAAGGTATTGAAGTATCTTTTGAATCTTTAGAAGATAATCTAAAAGAGATTAAAAATAAGAAAAAACCAATAATAGTAAGAATTGATAAAAAAGTAGAATATGAAAGAGTTGTTAAAGTATTAGATTTACTTCAAAAATATAATTTAAACAACTTAGCCCTTGTAACAAACGAAGCTAAAAGCAAAGAAGATTAA
- a CDS encoding 1-aminocyclopropane-1-carboxylate deaminase/D-cysteine desulfhydrase yields MNYINSPTEKIKFKNKEIYLKRDDLLDKHFSGNKARKFYYYLVNDLTNIDKIISFGSAQANSLYSLSVLGKIREINIDFYVNHISSYLKENPHGNYKKAIENGVNIIEDKNFDFKTYELKENEILIEEGARVKEAQFGIKILAQEITKWAEEKKIEKLKIFLPSGTGTTALFLQKHLKFEVYTVSCVGGSEYLKKQFFSLEKDEKYHPKIIDMPKKYHFGKLYKEFFEIYNELLETTKIEFDLLYDPLGFLSLEQYLKSSKKEEEILYIHQGGILGNESMKPRYERKFNK; encoded by the coding sequence ATGAATTATATAAACTCTCCAACAGAAAAAATTAAATTTAAAAATAAAGAAATTTATTTAAAAAGAGATGACCTCCTAGATAAGCACTTTAGTGGAAATAAAGCACGAAAATTTTATTACTACTTAGTTAATGACTTAACAAATATAGATAAAATCATTAGTTTTGGTTCTGCTCAAGCAAACTCTTTATATTCACTTTCTGTTTTAGGAAAGATAAGAGAGATTAATATTGATTTTTATGTAAACCATATAAGTTCTTATTTAAAAGAGAACCCTCATGGCAATTATAAAAAAGCTATAGAAAATGGTGTAAATATTATTGAAGATAAAAATTTTGATTTTAAAACTTATGAGTTAAAAGAGAATGAAATCTTAATAGAAGAGGGTGCAAGAGTAAAAGAAGCCCAATTTGGTATAAAAATTCTAGCCCAAGAGATTACAAAATGGGCAGAAGAGAAAAAAATAGAAAAGCTAAAAATATTTTTACCAAGTGGTACAGGAACTACTGCTTTATTCTTACAAAAACATTTAAAATTTGAAGTTTATACAGTCTCTTGTGTAGGTGGAAGTGAGTATTTAAAAAAGCAATTTTTCTCTTTAGAAAAGGATGAAAAATATCATCCAAAAATAATAGATATGCCAAAAAAATATCATTTTGGAAAGCTTTATAAAGAGTTTTTTGAAATCTATAATGAACTACTAGAAACAACAAAAATAGAGTTTGATTTACTCTATGACCCTTTAGGTTTTTTAAGTTTAGAACAATATTTAAAAAGCTCAAAAAAAGAGGAAGAAATTTTATATATTCATCAAGGCGGAATATTAGGAAATGAGAGTATGAAGCCTAGATATGAACGAAAATTCAATAAGTAG
- a CDS encoding aldehyde dehydrogenase family protein, with amino-acid sequence MTYAKPEFKSQYENFIGGQWIAPKSGEYFENISPVDGEVLTKIPRSNEEDIELAVSSAKAAFETYKHTSVVERSALLNKVADAIEANLERLAVAETLDNGKTVRETLNADIPLVVDHFRYFASVIRAEAGTVADLDANTISQEVYEPYGVVAQIIPWNFPLLMAAWKLAPALAAGNCVVMKPASATPMSIILMMEIIGDILPAGTVNIINGAGGKIGKYLTTHPDVKKVGFTGETTTGQLIMQYATENIIPSTLELGGKSPNVFFESIMDSDDEFFDKAIEGLVLFAFNSGEVCTCPSRALIQESIYEPFMKRVLERIEAIKLGDPLDPENMMGAQCSQNQKDKILEYIKIGKEEGAECLIGGEALENSKYPNGFYIKPTVFKGHNKMRIFQEEIFGPVLAVTTFKDEKEAIEIANDTMYGLGAGVWSRDAHQLHSMSRAIQAGRVWVNCYHLYPSHASFGGYKKSGIGRETHMMMLNSYRHTKNILTSYSKNALGFF; translated from the coding sequence ATGACTTATGCAAAACCAGAATTTAAATCACAATATGAAAACTTTATAGGTGGACAATGGATTGCTCCAAAGAGTGGAGAGTATTTTGAAAATATTTCGCCAGTAGATGGAGAGGTTCTTACAAAAATTCCAAGATCAAATGAAGAAGATATTGAGTTAGCAGTCTCTTCAGCAAAAGCTGCTTTTGAGACTTATAAACATACTTCAGTTGTAGAAAGAAGTGCTTTATTAAATAAAGTGGCAGATGCAATTGAAGCAAACTTAGAAAGACTTGCCGTTGCAGAGACTTTAGATAATGGTAAAACTGTAAGAGAGACTTTAAATGCAGATATTCCTTTAGTTGTTGACCATTTTAGATATTTTGCTTCAGTTATAAGAGCAGAAGCTGGAACAGTAGCTGATTTAGATGCAAATACTATCTCTCAAGAGGTTTATGAACCATATGGAGTAGTTGCTCAAATTATTCCTTGGAACTTCCCACTTTTAATGGCTGCTTGGAAATTAGCTCCTGCTTTAGCAGCTGGAAATTGTGTTGTTATGAAACCAGCAAGTGCAACACCAATGTCTATTATTTTAATGATGGAGATTATTGGAGATATTTTACCAGCAGGAACAGTTAATATTATAAATGGTGCCGGAGGGAAAATTGGTAAATATTTAACTACTCATCCAGATGTTAAAAAAGTTGGTTTTACAGGTGAAACTACAACTGGTCAATTAATTATGCAATATGCAACAGAAAATATTATCCCTTCTACTTTAGAACTGGGTGGAAAATCTCCAAATGTTTTCTTTGAATCAATTATGGACTCAGATGATGAGTTTTTTGACAAAGCAATTGAAGGTTTAGTTCTATTTGCATTTAACTCAGGAGAGGTTTGTACTTGTCCTTCAAGAGCTTTAATACAAGAGTCAATTTATGAACCTTTTATGAAAAGAGTATTAGAGAGAATCGAAGCAATTAAATTAGGAGACCCACTAGACCCAGAGAATATGATGGGAGCTCAGTGTTCGCAAAATCAAAAAGATAAAATTTTAGAGTATATTAAAATTGGTAAAGAAGAGGGAGCTGAATGTTTAATTGGAGGAGAAGCTTTAGAAAATAGCAAATATCCAAATGGTTTTTATATTAAACCAACTGTTTTTAAAGGACACAATAAAATGAGAATCTTCCAAGAAGAGATTTTTGGGCCAGTTTTAGCTGTGACTACTTTTAAAGATGAAAAAGAGGCAATTGAAATCGCAAATGATACTATGTATGGTCTTGGTGCAGGTGTATGGTCAAGGGATGCACACCAACTTCATAGTATGAGTAGAGCAATTCAAGCAGGAAGAGTTTGGGTAAATTGTTATCATTTATATCCTTCTCATGCTTCATTTGGTGGATATAAGAAATCTGGTATTGGAAGAGAGACTCATATGATGATGTTAAACTCTTATAGACATACAAAAAATATTTTAACTTCATATAGTAAAAATGCTTTAGGGTTTTTCTAA
- a CDS encoding MotA/TolQ/ExbB proton channel family protein — translation MNIMEYIDKGGIIVYILIFLNIIGFTIIIWKFLTIPRKKAMVEKIQKKINEENLATIEVQIEYEVKRLESGLTYIKNIASVAPLLGLLGTVYGVYKAFEAITQKGLGDPTIFSSGISVALITTITGLIVAIPHHIAYNHFISIIDSIELKAKKEIIGKL, via the coding sequence ATGAATATTATGGAATATATTGATAAGGGTGGGATAATTGTATATATTCTTATCTTTTTAAATATTATTGGATTTACAATTATAATTTGGAAGTTTTTAACAATACCTAGAAAAAAAGCAATGGTAGAAAAAATTCAAAAAAAGATAAACGAAGAAAACCTTGCTACTATAGAAGTTCAAATAGAGTATGAAGTAAAAAGATTAGAAAGTGGTTTAACTTATATCAAAAATATAGCTTCTGTTGCTCCACTTTTAGGACTTCTTGGAACAGTTTATGGAGTATATAAAGCTTTTGAAGCAATTACACAAAAAGGTTTAGGAGATCCAACTATTTTTTCTAGTGGGATTTCAGTTGCACTTATTACAACTATTACTGGTCTTATTGTAGCAATTCCACACCATATTGCTTATAACCACTTTATTTCAATTATCGATTCAATTGAATTAAAAGCAAAAAAAGAGATTATTGGTAAATTATGA
- a CDS encoding shikimate kinase, whose product MGVGKGTVARALVKASDYFAIDTDDLIESIENRRVKKIFEEEGEPYFRSLEKRCALWLEKNVDNTIISTGGGFFRQENIHTIGTIIYLESSFEGILNRINSSPNAKAKLKKRPLLSNLVEAKKLYNQRVEDYKKVSDITVNVENKYIDLVVKEILGKVNENN is encoded by the coding sequence ATGGGAGTAGGTAAAGGAACTGTTGCAAGAGCCCTTGTTAAGGCAAGTGATTATTTTGCAATTGATACTGATGATTTAATTGAAAGTATTGAAAACAGAAGAGTTAAAAAAATCTTTGAAGAAGAGGGTGAACCTTATTTTAGAAGTTTAGAAAAAAGATGTGCTCTCTGGCTTGAAAAGAATGTAGATAATACAATTATCTCAACGGGTGGAGGTTTCTTTAGACAAGAAAATATCCATACAATAGGAACAATAATCTATTTAGAGTCTAGCTTTGAAGGGATTTTAAATAGAATTAATTCTTCACCTAATGCAAAAGCAAAACTTAAAAAAAGACCCCTTTTAAGTAACTTAGTAGAGGCTAAAAAACTTTATAATCAAAGAGTTGAAGATTATAAAAAGGTTTCTGATATAACAGTAAATGTGGAAAATAAATATATTGATTTAGTAGTAAAAGAGATTTTAGGAAAAGTAAATGAAAATAATTAA
- a CDS encoding DUF779 domain-containing protein: MSVKRVEVTQEAKEVIEMLKKEHGELVFNQSGGCCDGTAPMCYEKNDFYVPSRNVKLGEICGCEFFIDREQFEYFKHSQIIVDVKKEQGAFGNSFSLEIDHGYQFITKSRIFTDEEYKSLED, from the coding sequence ATGAGTGTTAAAAGAGTTGAAGTAACCCAAGAAGCAAAAGAAGTTATAGAGATGCTTAAAAAAGAGCATGGAGAATTAGTCTTTAATCAAAGTGGAGGTTGTTGTGATGGAACAGCCCCAATGTGTTATGAGAAGAATGATTTTTATGTTCCAAGTAGAAATGTAAAGTTAGGCGAGATTTGTGGGTGTGAATTTTTTATTGATAGGGAACAGTTTGAGTATTTTAAACACTCCCAAATAATAGTTGATGTAAAAAAGGAGCAAGGAGCTTTTGGAAACTCTTTCTCTTTAGAGATAGACCATGGTTATCAATTTATTACAAAATCTAGGATTTTTACAGATGAGGAGTATAAAAGCTTAGAAGATTAA